The Triticum dicoccoides isolate Atlit2015 ecotype Zavitan chromosome 6A, WEW_v2.0, whole genome shotgun sequence genome has a window encoding:
- the LOC119317167 gene encoding transcription factor MYB30-like gives MGRAPCCEKMGLKRGPWTAEEDMTLVAHIEQHGHSNWRALPKQAGLLRCGKSCRLRWINYLRPDIKRGNFTCEEEEAIIQLHAMLGNRWSTIAARLPGRTDNEIKNVWHTHLKKRLESSSKTSGQAAPKRKAKKPAVAATASALEGPTSEPASSSPGQSLSMSPEQSLSTSSATGYSMASSLENTGSSSSESEEFQIDDSFWSETLAMSVDSSGSGMETGDTFGVDSASTSSSSNDEMDFWVTLFMQASDIESLSQI, from the coding sequence ATGGGGAGGGCTCCTTGCTGCGAGAAGATGGGGCTCAAGAGGGGCCCGTGGACGGCGGAGGAGGACATGACCCTGGTCGCTCATATCGAGCAGCACGGCCACAGCAACTGGCGGGCGCTGCCCAAGCAGGCCGGCCTGCTGCGCTGCGGCAAGAGCTGCCGCCTCCGGTGGATCAACTACCTGCGCCCCGACATCAAGCGCGGCAACTTCACCTGTGAGGAGGAAGAAGCCATCATCCAACTCCACGCCATGCTCGGCAACAGATGGTCCACCATTGCGGCCAGGCTGCCTGGCAGGACGGACAACGAGATCAAGAACGTCTGGCACACACACCTCAAGAAGCGACTCGAATCCTCGTCCAAGACGTCCGGCCAGGCAGCGCCTAAGCGCAAAGCCAAGAAGCCTGCTGTGGCTGCGACTGCGAGCGCGCTCGAGGGACCGACCTCCGAGCCTGCGTCGTCGTCACCGGGGCAGTCCCTCTCGATGTCGCCGGAGCAGTCGCTCTCGACGTCGTCGGCCACCGGCTACTCGATGGCCTCGTCGTTGGAGAACACGGGAAGCTCTTCCTCGGAGTCCGAGGAGTTCCAGATTGACGACAGCTTCTGGTCCGAGACACTGGCGATGTCGGTGGACAGCTCCGGTTCCGGGATGGAAACCGGCGACACCTTTGGCGTAGATAGTGCTTCGACGTCGTCGTCGAGCAACGATGAGATGGACTTCTGGGTCACACTGTTCATGCAGGCTAGTGACATAGAGAGTTTGTCACAGATTTAA